The Terriglobales bacterium genome includes the window AAACGAGCGCGAAGCGCTGGCTCTCGAGAACAATCTCATCAAGCAAAAGAAGCCTCGTTTCAACATTCTGCTGCGTGACGACAAGACATACCCTTACATCAAGCTCACTCTCGCCGACCGTTTCCCGAAGGTCTTCGTCACGCGGAGGTTGAAGAAGGACGGAAGCGCCTATTACGGCCCTTATTTCCCGGCTAACCTGGCCCATCGCACAGTCGATCTGATTCACCGCAGTTTTCTGATTCCGTCCTGCAAGATTGATTTATCGCGCTACCATCCGCGTCCCTGTCTGCAGTACTACATCAAGCGCTGTCTTGGTCCTTGCGTGAAGGACTTGACCACGACAGATCGCTACGCCGAGGCCGTCCGGGATGTTCAATTCTTCCTTGAGGGTCGCCAGGTTGATCTTGCTCGCTCGCTGCGAGCCCGCATGGAACGAGCCGCTCAGGAGCAGGAGTACGAGTCTGCTGCTAAGTACCGTGACCTGATCAGTACGGTGGAAGATTTGATGGAACGCCAACGCATGGCGACCGTTCAAGGCGATGACATGGATGTCTTTGGGTTCCATTACGAGAACCAGATGCTGGCCGTGAACCTATTCCACATGCGCGGCGGGCGCATCCTCGATCGTCGCGAGCTATTTTGGGAGGACCTGCCTGAATTTGAACTCATGCCACGCAGCGAAGACGTGGAACGCAGCGAACCTGCTGATGGGGACCGACCTCCAAGACCAGAGTTTGATCCAGGACTGTTCTTTTCAGCCTTGTTGAAGCAGTGCTACATCGACCAGCAGTATGTGCCGCGTACAATCCTTGTCCCGGTTGACTTCAATGAACGTCTCGCCTTGGAAGAGCTGCTTTCGGAAAAACGCGGCGCGAAAGTTGAGATCCTTGTTCCCGTCCGTGGAGAAAAACGTTCGCTCATCGATCTGGCTGCCATGAACGCGCACCAAATTTACGATCAACGGTTCCGTGTGATGAAGCCCTCGGTTAAGGCCATTCAGGAATCGCTGCAAGATGCCCTTACCTTGCCCACACTTCCAACACGCATCGAGTGCTTCGATATTTCTCACATTCAGGGTGCGGAAACCGTCGCCTCCATGGTGATATGGGAAGACGGTCAGATGAAGAAGTCAGATTACCGAAAGTTCATCATCCGTACCGTGGAAGGCGTCGATGATTTCGCGTCAATGCGTGAGGTGATTACTCGTCGCTACAAGCGCGTAACGAGTGAAAAGCAGAAAATGCCGAGTCTGGTACTGATTGATGGCGGCATCGGACAGCTCCATGCTGCAGCCGAGGCGCTAGAGTCGCTTGAAATTACAACTCAGCCACTCGCGTCGATTGCTAAGCGTGAAGAGATCATCTATGTGCATGGCCAGGAAGATGATCCCGTGGTTCTCGACCGCCATTCACCCGTGCTGCACCTCGTGCAAATGATTCGCGACGAATCGCACCGATTTGCCGTCACCTTTCACCGCAAGCGCCGCGAAATGCGCGACCGAGCGTCCGAACTACTTGGAATTCCAGGCATCGGCGCCCTTACCACCCGCAGACTGGTTGAGCACTTCGGCAGTGTTCGCGCAGTAAAAGAAGCTGAACCTGCGGCACTATCTGCCGTTGTTACCCCCGCGCAGGCCGCAGCGATTCTCGAGCATTTCCGGCAGGGAGAGACAAACACGAAGGACACGAAGGCCAACGCATGAGGTCGCGAAGCCGGTGCGGGCAACTCCTGAAATCAACCTGCATGCGGCCTCCCATAGCACTTTTGTTGTTGGTGTTCTTACTTGCCGGGCTTAGCTTTGCAGACGACTCGGCGGTCTCGAAGGTCGCCTCCCGCATCGATCGCCGCTATAACCACCTCGCCACTCTCAAAGCGCAATTCCAGGAGACCTACAACGGCGCCGGGCTCGCGCGAAATGAATCGGGCGTGCTCTGGCTACAGAAGCCAGGCAAGATGCGCTGGCAATATGAGCAGCCCACACCGAAACTCTTTATCGTCGACGGAAAGAACGCGTTCTTTTACGTTCCGTCAGAACGGCAGGCACGGCGAATGCCGGCCAAGAAGCTCGACGATTTTCGCTCTCCGATCCGCTATCTTCTCGGACGCACGAACCTGCAGCAGGAATTCACGAAGTTAGCCATTTCGTCGGAGGCGCCAAGACAGCCCGGCGACGTAGTGCTCGAGGGCATCCCCAAAGGAATGGAAGATCGAGTTCAGCGCGTATT containing:
- the uvrC gene encoding excinuclease ABC subunit UvrC, encoding MSFDLMDLQQKIRTLPISPGVYMYKNAEGEVIYVGKAKSLRARVRSYLLEAATQDAKTGSLMREAVDVEYIVVENEREALALENNLIKQKKPRFNILLRDDKTYPYIKLTLADRFPKVFVTRRLKKDGSAYYGPYFPANLAHRTVDLIHRSFLIPSCKIDLSRYHPRPCLQYYIKRCLGPCVKDLTTTDRYAEAVRDVQFFLEGRQVDLARSLRARMERAAQEQEYESAAKYRDLISTVEDLMERQRMATVQGDDMDVFGFHYENQMLAVNLFHMRGGRILDRRELFWEDLPEFELMPRSEDVERSEPADGDRPPRPEFDPGLFFSALLKQCYIDQQYVPRTILVPVDFNERLALEELLSEKRGAKVEILVPVRGEKRSLIDLAAMNAHQIYDQRFRVMKPSVKAIQESLQDALTLPTLPTRIECFDISHIQGAETVASMVIWEDGQMKKSDYRKFIIRTVEGVDDFASMREVITRRYKRVTSEKQKMPSLVLIDGGIGQLHAAAEALESLEITTQPLASIAKREEIIYVHGQEDDPVVLDRHSPVLHLVQMIRDESHRFAVTFHRKRREMRDRASELLGIPGIGALTTRRLVEHFGSVRAVKEAEPAALSAVVTPAQAAAILEHFRQGETNTKDTKANA
- the lolA gene encoding outer membrane lipoprotein chaperone LolA; translated protein: MRPPIALLLLVFLLAGLSFADDSAVSKVASRIDRRYNHLATLKAQFQETYNGAGLARNESGVLWLQKPGKMRWQYEQPTPKLFIVDGKNAFFYVPSERQARRMPAKKLDDFRSPIRYLLGRTNLQQEFTKLAISSEAPRQPGDVVLEGIPKGMEDRVQRVLLEINPADQIVRLRVEELDGSSTEFVFRDIQQNIPVKSDLFRFTPPPGVEIVESENVEP